One region of Salvia miltiorrhiza cultivar Shanhuang (shh) chromosome 3, IMPLAD_Smil_shh, whole genome shotgun sequence genomic DNA includes:
- the LOC131018207 gene encoding F-box/kelch-repeat protein At3g06240-like, whose translation ISKKLPEISIVYYLDDFDNFGFGWVESSDEYKVFVNVVEYNSSVGEIYSTRTKSWKTIELCPYFLPFSKGGLFGGGKLYWMYEDDQVIIFLDLKSEVFGRIEIPFDQEMYGEIDQEKDDIDLGVLGGFVCLLCFNYQIRCYQVWVMRESWEKVVTLSHLLELLQPPLVKGLNGEILVNCGSIVVVYDCRDNVFRNLKYCSCCEDTGFSSHEDCVDSTSHDVYVESLVSPEDL comes from the coding sequence ATATCCAAGAAACTGCCAGAAATTTCAATTGTTTATTATCTCGACGATTTTGATAATTTCGGATTCGGTTGGGTTGAATCGAGTGATGAGTACAAGGTGTTTGTGAATGTGGTTGAATATAACTCCAGCGTTGGTGAAATTTATAGTACCAGGacaaaatcatggaaaacaaTTGAGCTCTGCCCATATTTCCTTCCATTTAGCAAGGGGGGGCTGTTTGGAGGTGGGAAGCTTTACTGGATGTACGAGGATGATCAAGTTATTATTTTCTTGGACTTGAAGAGTGAGGTGTTCGGAAGGATTGAGATTCCCTTTGATCAAGAGATGTATGGAGAGATTGATCAAGAGAAGGACGACATTGACCTGGGTGTGCTTGGTGGTTTCGTTTGTCTGCTATGTTTTAATTATCAAATTAGATGCTATCAAGTTTGGGTTATGAGGGAGTCTTGGGAGAAAGTGGTGACTCTTTCTCATCTTCTTGAGCTTCTTCAACCACCATTGGTGAAAGGTTTAAATGGAGAGATTTTGGTAAATTGTGGATCCATTGTGGTGGTCTATGATTGTCGGGATAATGTGTTCCGCAACCTCAAGTATTGTTCCTGTTGTGAGGATACTGGGTTCAGCAGCCACGAGGATTGTGTCGATTCAACTTCACATGATGTCTATGTTGAAAGTTTAGTCTCGCCAGAAGATTTATGA